In the genome of Arachis hypogaea cultivar Tifrunner chromosome 9, arahy.Tifrunner.gnm2.J5K5, whole genome shotgun sequence, the window TCAACTCTAATTATTAGTGTCCTTGTCCTTGATGTTATCCACTAACTTTCTCATGGAAATATTTTGCTATAGAAGCTGATAATGTTGTTTACAATCATCCGCAGCTGAGGTAACACTACTAGAGAACAATATCATTATCTACAAGTTTGTACAAGACCTGCATTTCTTTGTCACTGGTGGTGATGATGAAAATGAGCTCATTTTAGCGTCGGTTCTTCAGGGTTTCTTTGACGCGGTCACCCTTTTGTTAAGGTATTCTTTGTTGTATTTTCCTATTTAAATTGAAACCaatgatgtgaatttattttgCCATATACTCATCATCCTCTGTTTCTTTTATCCCTTTGAATGTCTTCTCACAGGAGCAATGTTGACAAGAGAGAGGCacttgagaacttggatctaatTCTTTTATGTCTTGATGAAATTGTTGATGGAGGGTGTGTATATATTTCTTTGCCACAAATTCTTTCCCAATAAAGCTTACAACCTGGCTTTAGAAAACATGTTTGTATTCATTTCATTTTTAATCACATAAATGGTGCATCTGATTTTCTGGGTTAGGATCTTATAAAGGAAATAGtaaaaaacaagtttttaaatgTTCTTACTATTTCCTTTACAAAATCCTAAAACCAAGAAATGTTAAAACAAAGTGTCCATTCTTGTAATTTAAAGTGAATAAGAAATGAAATCAGCAATATCCTCATGAACCAACGAGGTCCTTACTCCTTAGTAATCTATGTTTCTAATAGTTATTTGTTTTTTTCCCTTGAAGGATCATACTTGAAACAAATGGAGCTCTTATTGCTGAAAAAGTGACATCCAGTAGCTTGGATGCGGATGCTCCCTTGTCTGAGCAGGTAATGCATTTCTCTTTCATCTCACTTCAGTTACTGTCACCAAGTTGTACTCCTTTTGACTGCACATTGAGTTTAATTTCTATTCTCTTGTATGCTAACATCTAATCATGCTATCATATAAAAGAAAACTACTTTGTCTATGTAACGGCATAGAGCATAAATTCTTTTGCAACTGATAATAGTGCATAAAAGCTAATCTCACATATTTAAGGCACAAAAAACATTTTTGACAACATAAACCAAAGTTTGCTAGAGTAGTCAAATTGTAGGGTTAGAAACAGGGCAAGATCAGGCCTTACTTTTGTTAGGCCAGGCCTGTTATAGGTTTTTATAAGTATTAATCTTGACCTGTTATTAAACTTGATATGGTCTAAATCCTGTTAGAAGGTctgaaatttaaaaatagaaaataaaaaaatttaaaagaacttAAATTTATAGTATGGTTCtgcaataataaataattaaaggtaccaagagaaaagatatatttagagtaatgtttgtttaattttcatCCCTATGGTAGCTATGGTGACTTAAGTGTTGCTAAAATTAAAGTAATGTTTGTTAAATTTTCATCCCCAAGTCCAAACCTACATTACTTTCTGAATAGGGGTGTTTATGGATCGGATCCAATCTGCATATCCGTGGTGTTTATCCGAATTCGATAAAAAATTGCAgatatggatccgatccgcaaggctATCGGGTCAGATCAGATCTGATCCGCACACTAATAGGATCAGATTGCGGATTTTGTAGATATCCGCATATCtgcgtatccgcaaaaataaaaaaataaattagtaaatattttttttatgttttatttcaactaataattatcatatatgttgtattattttaatttattaagaaaagtatgtttaatattattttaagaataaacatttaaaaaaatagaaaaaatgaattttattgatattttttgataaaaataagtttttaaaaatatttttgtgttttgcggatatatccgatattcgatccgatccgatctgcacatttgcagatcggatcggatcggatccaagctAAAAAATTtgcggatattggatccgatccgatccgatccgatgattttagtgcTGATCGGATCGAAATTTTGGTTATATCTGATCTCATCTGCGTTCACCCCTATTTCTAAACCTCAAACATAAAATAAGTGACATTTTTGTGAACCCCAATTTGGTTGTGCATTTTTTTCTCTAGAATAACAGAACGCATATTATTTGATCTATTTTGTAGACACTAACTCAAGCATGGGCTACAGCCAGAGATCATTTGACAAGAACCCTTTTAAAATGATCGAATACACTAGAAACGAGTTACTTGTATTTGggtagtttttattttaaatttataatttttatgttgATGAGAGTTTCGTTTCCTGTCCCCCTAATTTGTCTAGCCAACGAGAGCAATGATATGGTTCCATTCTCTGAGTGTTGACAAAGGTTTTCCTTTTAtcatatcaattattttttttattgcacCACTGattcactattattattattttgtggaGTGCGGTAAAGAAATTATTGATGCGAATGGTAATTTAGGATAATTTGTTATGCTTAATATACACGAAAATGACGTGACATTTACACCAATTTACGAATTTGAACAACAATTACGATCATTTCATTAGAGGTGTGGAACTAAAGAGACATTAATAGAAACATATTTGAAGAATTATACTTATATAGAAATAGGTAAGATATATTTATGTTAGGacagaatttatttaattttttattcacagaATATCTGAATACACTAATACAGTAAGACAAAATAAAGAcccttttttttggaaaaaaaaattgttctgtTTAACTTATTAGGTTAGAGGACATGTTAAGAAAACATATTCATTATTCTAAAAGACTGCTCAAAGCTTTCCCATATTTGGGTGGTTTACAAGACTTAGAGTTTGTTTGAAATGCTAGGAATTAATATTCACTCGAGAGttgaattctttttcttattttggaaCAACTAAAAATGAGTGATTTCAATTCTTTTGAGAATTTAAATTTTCATCTTTCTTGCATTTGTAAATGAGACCAAAATGGATCTgattttcaaatcaatttccatTCTCTTTAAATTTGGATTCtattctattaatatattatagttaTTCCAAATCAcggaattaaaattcaaatagaaattaattctttttcttaaagaaaatagaattctTTTCTCATCTTAAATGGTTTCCAAACAAGCTTTTAATCATCAGTATCTGAAGATCCTATTAATTGATACAAATAAAACTCTCTCAGTACCATTTTCATTTCTTTTCATTCACAAGAGACAAATCTGTGACCTTACCTTAAAAACAAACAGTCCTCAAACAACCAAATACATAGAGAGTTGAGCTTGATTTATTTGATCTTATGGAAACTTGAGAAAACCAGTAGTCTCACTAATCAAAATGCCCCTGCTTCGTCCTTTGAAGGTGAATCTCTGCTCCTTGATTTGTAAGGTACCTATTAACCAAAAAGTAAAAAGCAAAAAGAATTACCAAtccagaaaagaaaagaaaagaagatgacaAGAAAATGagttactatttattttataaaagatatGTATCAaaccagaaaacacagataaccAAGCCGACATCTCGACGCTGAGTCATCTGCATTTCTGTTTGGATCTGTCAATAGTCTTGCTTGCAGTTGCACTGCATATTAACATTGAACTTACAAGCTTGGTTGACAACAATTGCAACCGTAACTAAAACTTGTAATCCAAATCAACTATAAATTGAGATTTGACTATTGGAGAGAGAATAATTGCCAAGTAAAAATAGGACtaaaaaaaagcaagcaaaaacaaAAATTCAGAGGCACAAACAAAACCTGAAGAGAAACAACAATACCTTCTCATCTTCAAGCTACTAGGTAACTGGAGTTGCCTTGTCTTCTCTTTGTTTTTTCAACTTCTCTTACAAAATTAAAGCCATTACAGCAGATATTCCTGAGATCATGATCATGATTAATGCAGTGTCACCATTCTAAATCATGATTAATCTCCATAAGTACCCAAGGACATCTGCTTTCTgctcaaataaaaatacaaatgccTTATTacataaaatatagaaaaagaaaattgagaAACATTAACTCTCAATAAAAAGTCCCTCACAGTAGAGTTCTGTGTAAAACAATGTGTTTATTGAAATTGTGAGTGTTTTTATTCTTCATACCTAGTAGGCAGCCACATGAACATGAACATTTTTCACTTGAATCACATTCTTGAGCGGGTAACTTAGTTTCCGTTCCGCTGCTTTCCTTCCCTATTAGCATTAACACTGCTCTACTTCGCGATTCAAAATCCATTTTCAGTTGATCATCCAACTCGAATCCATTCTCCAATGCAACCAATAGTTTGTACTCATCCACATCTTTGTGATTCATGATGTCAATTGCCAAATTCATCTTCACGCCAAAGTCCAATTTCAACTCCAAGTTCAATTCCACTCCCTGTAGAACACTCACAAGGCCTGAAAATACTGGGTGCACCCCACATTCTTTCACATTAATTAGACCATCATGATGTTTCATTGTTGTTATCAATTGTGGCACTGAATTCAAACCACACTTTTTGCCCGCGACGTCTGCAAATGCTGTCCCAATGGAGTGGATCATACCATGCAAAAATAGGATCCGAATTCAAATCCCTGATGGCATTGTAATGCCATGTACTTGTATTCCCAACCTCTTTAACATCTGCCAAGTAACATCGACATTGGATTTTAACTCCACTAGAATGAGACCGGGACAATACATAAAGAGGTAAATTAAgagaaaatttagaaaaataataatgattGTAAATAATGTcaacaataaatttaaaaagaaaggtaaattaaaaattaaaaattagatttttaattaattatttaatttcaaattttaattttaaaaaaaattagaattaacaaTTAAACACATTCATGCAACCTTTCAATTTTACCATAATCTTCCAATTTCTGGTCCACACCTAAAATTTGCCGTCATCAATCTCCGGTCCACCCAAAACTCGTCGTCGGTGTTAGAGACAGCTGTTCCGACACATCATAACACGGCCGTTCCCCTAACGCCGTTTAGACGTAGTTGAAACACTACTGTCCGTGCACGCCGCAGCCTCACCACGTACCGCTGTCCTCCCGCAACCCGTGTAGACGCCGTTGCACTCCCACGCTGATACCGCCGCAGCCTGACTACGCGTCGCTGCCCCTCCGCAGCCCGTGCAGACGCAATCGTGAAGAGCAATCCCGCTCATTGCCGGTCGTTGTTTCACCAGATAAGGCATTTGAGTTTGTATACGTTAGTTTTTGTTCCGTTAATGGATTCCTCAATGGGTGAAGAATGTTTTACAGCTTCATCTTCCTACGTCAGTGATCATTATACTCACTTAGATGACAATATTGTAGAGGCGCAAATCTCTCACAAAGTATTTATTGGAGGTTTTATTTGCATTGAGATGTTCATTTTAGATACAAAAAGATAGTTATTCATGTTGCAAAtccattattatattttattttacatacaaAAGAAAAATGGACCGATTTCTTGGCccaccaaaaattaaaaaaacaccccaattaaataaaaacaaccaTTCCTTttgtatgtaaaataaaatataataatggaTTTGCAACACGAAACAACCATCCTTTTTACATGTAAAATGAACATTCGCATGCAAATAAAACCTCCAATAAATACCTTGTCGGAAATTTACACCTCCACAATATTGCCATATGAGTAAGTATAATGATCATTGATGTAGGAAGTTGGGGATGTAGAACCTTCTCACCCACTGAGAAATCTATTAACGGAACAAAAACTAACGTATATAAACCCAAACACGTTAATAAGGATGTCCGGTGAAACAACGACGGCGATGAGTAGAGTTGCTCTTCATGGTTGCGTCTGCACGGGCTGCGGAGGAACAACGGCATCGACGCGGGCTGCCGGGACAGCGGTGTAGAATGAGGCTGCGGTGTCGTGCAGCGGCGTGTATAGACAGCGGTGTTTCGACTACATCTGAACGGCGTTATGATGCGTTGGAACAATTGTCTCTGACACCAATAACGAATTTTGGATGTGAACCAGAAATTAGGAGATTATGATGATATTTAAAGTAATCGTACATAATGTGTATGTGTTTAAttgttaattctaattttttaatttttaaaatttaaaattaaataattaattaaaaatctaatttttaatttatctttttttttaagtttattgttCACATCATTTATAATCATCATTGTTGTCTATACCTTTTCTATCCTAAATTCTTGTTGAATTGAATTTTCGCCAGGACAATCTTTGATATTGTTAATTGGCTTTAGTTAATGATTTCAATGGGTTGACAGCATCATAACACATTAAAGATCAAAAATCCCCCTAAAAAGAAGAGGTTAGAATGAACTAGTGCTCTATATTCATTAAAAatgtttatttataaaatatgtgctattttttttttgttttttacacTATCTCTCAATCTAATAGGTCAAGGATTAATCCGCTGTGATACTGagctctatttaaaaatttgtcgcTGGCCAAAAATTTGCTACATGCACAAgacgaaattcaaactttagacacttaTTAATAAAGCATGTGCTTTAATTATCCCACATTACAGGTTTACTAATAATAAAACCCATTTATCCCAAATTACGAGATTCCAAAACGCTTTATATAGCATCAAACGTgtaaataaaaaatctataaaaaccTGTATATATCAATCCCAGGCCCAACATTAAACAcacaaaaaatattcaaaagtTTATTTCAATACTTTACAACACAAAAACGGCTATTTACAGAATACATCCTTAACTGAGTCAAGTTACAAATTCAAACAAAATCTATTCAACCAtttgttttttattatcaaaaataGAGAGATTTGTATTCGTAATCtctaaataaatatgaaaagatTATACTGTTTGAGATATAACTTGTTGGCAAAACTTATTCAACCATTACCATGTCATAAAGGAAAACACGCGTCCTAATCTCTAGCTTCCACGAACCCAAAAAGGAGGTTATTGTTAGTCAAAATAATTATCTTCGAAAGATTAAGTTGATTCGAAATGCTAGTGGAGGGTCAAGAAGGGGCAGAGGTCGAAAGGACGCACATGCAGGCATTTAATCGGAAGTTATTTGACACGGACTCAACTTAGACACTTTGTTAAATCGAACAAGTACTTGAATGAAGAGTCGAACAGTTGTTCGAATAGAAAATCGAGCGGTTACATAAGTAGAGAAGTCGAAGACTTTATCTGAGTGAGGAATTTATGGGTAACGTTTGTGGGCAAAAGAGCGGGAACAGTTATCTAAGAATTCGCATACAAGGCAGCGTCGTGTAATTAATGGGAGGTTACCGATATGAGTTATAAATATTAGTAAGTTTTAGGaaataagggttggaacttttcttcaaaaatacacttaagcacactcacatccccagCAAATTTTTGAATCTGCATTCGAGTTcgatttctgtagggttccttccattgcCTTTAATTTTCCATTTACAATTTCTGTAaactttattttttcttgttagaTTTATCTTCAAAGCATCCTTTAATTTTATTGTCAGGTTTacattcaaaatttcttttacttATTTGCCCAATTTATGTTTCAGTATCTTTAAGTTTTCTGTCAAAAGTCCTTTGATCAAATTGAAGGCATTTTAATCGCTTTCTTTATAATTCAGTACAAGTCATTTTGATTTCATCCAGTttacttttcaaatattttcttttacacTTATTTTATCCTTTTTGCACTTTTCAAACTTATTTCCTATTTTAATACTCGTCTAATTCGAGAACCTTTGATGCATTTATAGAACTGGTACATgcaaaagaggagtaggttttgctcccaaaccattagaatcgaaccaccatcgatttactaaaaattgacaaaataaattggcacgcccggtgggacaattttaaattaaagtgtgTCAAATAATTTTTTGGTGTCATTTGGTGTATGCAATTGAGAAGTGGAAGGATTATTCACATGGCTGATGAATTatcaaatgtgaatggtggttcgtCCACCAATGACAGCATACTAGTAACTGTGCAATCTTCGGACGTTGCTTCACGTTTGGAAGGTTTGGTTGTAAGTGAAAGTATGGTGGTTACTAGCGTATAAACTGGAAATATTGGACGTAATATTCGTCCACGTGGTAACTTACTACCAGTCCAGCCTCCATTAACCACTGGATGGCCTCCTTATGGCCTTCCTCCTAGTTATACTCCACCAGTGAGTGGTTTTGTTCCTTCTGTTTGCTTCAGGAGTGTAAATGGAGTAAATAATTCTTAAAACCCACAACAACATTCCAAGTTCTCTCGTGATTATAATGTGGGCTCTACATCGAATGTTTCTAATTCCACGGCGGTATTTCGACAACATGTAAAGGAAATTCATCATGATTTAGTCAACTTATTGACTCAACAAATGACCATAATTCTAAATCCCATGATGGCTGATCACGAATCGAAATTTGAACGCCTTACCAGACAAGTTGAATGGATTGCTCGAATCGTTGATTATGATGAAGGTGAAAGGCATGATGCCAGGGGGAATAATGaaggatttgaaaatatatttcaaAATGAAAACAATGTTTTAAATAGAGAAAATCCTCATATAATTCCCTGTGGTCAGAATGCAGATGATGTTCTAGCCCGATTACGTGCTAATCATGGTGGTGAACGTTATCAAGTCACAAGAATTGTAGAAGAAGTGCTTAATCGAGTTGGTTTGAATGTTGGTTTTATGAACCGACCCCATTTTGTGTCTGCTTTTCCTCAAGTTGTTTAAATGGCTGAAGCGCCAAGAGGGGTAAAAAATCCAAAGATAATCACAAAATTTGCAAGAGAAGTTGGAGAGTCAACCACTGAACATGTTGCTCGATATTTGGTCGAGATTGGAAATTCAGCCAACGatgagaatttgaaaatgaagtttttcCTTCTTCGTTAACGAAGAATGCGTTTACTGTTTTCGAATCTCAGACCAAATTCGATAACGACATGGAATTAGTTGGAAACTGCTTTTCATGCTCAATTTTACCGAGGGGAGTTAAATGTAGCAGTTACTGATCTAGTTGCTTTGAAACGGGAAGATGGTGAAACCATCAGTGACTATATGATACGTTTCAAAAATGCTAGAAGTAGATGTTACGTGTCATTACCCGAAAGTGAAGTGGTGAAAATAGCAGTTATGGGGTTAGGATTTTATATGCGTCGGAAACTGCTTAATGTGTATATCCCTGACTTAGCACATTTGGCTGAAAGGGTTCGTCAGGTCGAACTTatgaaaaaagagaaggagaaatatAGGAATAAACAGAAGTTAAAGAGTAAATATTTTACTTGAAAGGATAAGGTTGCTTATGTGACCATGGAGTCCTCAAAGGAGGAATTCGATCTCGAAGCAAAGGTCGATTTGGTTGAATTTAAGAAGGGTCCTCCATATGTTTGCTTCTTACTTAAAAAGCTCCCTAGTAATGAAAAGTCGGATGATTCAAAACTAAAGAGTGggaaaaaaatatagttttgatatttcgaaatctgatcagatttttgatgtgttgcttaaagataaataattaattttgccTGAGGGTAGAACCTTACTTTCGGTGAAAGATTTAAAAAGGAAACCTTATTGTAAATTTCACCAAGCAACCAGTCATTCGACTAATAGCTGTGTTTGTTTCAAGGACTTAATTCAGGAGGCTATAATGGAAGGGCGTTTGAAGTTCGATGAtggaaaaaaagaaatgaaagttGATGTTGATTCTTTCGAAGCTGAAGCTGGTTTTGTTGAACCATATTTTGGAGTAAATATGGTTGGTATGTCTTATGACTTTGATGTGGCTCTCGGTGATTTCGAGTCACAAGTCTGATAAGTGTATTCTCAAGCAGGGGATGGATTACTGGATTTCTTAGTGCAGCAAAAGATCAAAGATCAGAATGTATATCTGTGTCCTTGATGTAATGCTGTATTTAAGGCTGAGGCTGCAGCGATCTTTGAGAaagaaaggatgaaaaaggagttGGCTCATAGGGAGGAGCAG includes:
- the LOC112710160 gene encoding coatomer subunit zeta-2: MASHGMCPSVKNILLLDSEGKRVAVKYYSDDWPTNNAKLAFEKFVFSKTVKTNARTEAEVTLLENNIIIYKFVQDLHFFVTGGDDENELILASVLQGFFDAVTLLLRSNVDKREALENLDLILLCLDEIVDGGIILETNGALIAEKVTSSSLDADAPLSEQTLTQAWATARDHLTRTLLK